A DNA window from Hevea brasiliensis isolate MT/VB/25A 57/8 chromosome 2, ASM3005281v1, whole genome shotgun sequence contains the following coding sequences:
- the LOC110648642 gene encoding uncharacterized protein LOC110648642, with protein sequence MNSCGYQRKSAMGGCEERRMMEADSVVCPKPRRLGLSIPSLHDQFRPLRLSISHQTDMGDSIAGPELLDIILTKGGCGGERSGYQVALSPPFYCGSPPSRASNPVVQDAQFGNEKINPFSPAPLSPSSSSARKGGGCVRMKFGHKPAAVRIEGFDCLSRDRRNCSISAVA encoded by the exons ATGAATTCTTGTGGGTATCAGCGAAAGAGCGCCATGGGAGGCTGTGAGGAGAGGAGGATGATGGAGGCAGACTCTGTGGTTTGCCCCAAGCCTCGTCGATTGGGCCTTTCAATTCCTTCCCTTCACGATCAATTCAGACCCTTAAGATTATCCATCag TCACCAGACTGACATGGGAGATTCTATTGCTGGGCCTGAGCTTCTTGACATAATTCTCACTAAG GGAGGATGTGGTGGAGAAAGATCAGGTTACCAGGTAGCATTATCGCCACCATTTTACTGTGGATCACCCCCAAGTAGGGCATCAAACCCTGTAGTCCAAGATGCCCAATTTGGCAATGAGAAGATAAATCCTTTCTCTCCTGCCCCACTATCACCATCCTCATCGTCAGCACGCAAGGGAGGAGGATGTGTCCGAATGAAATTTGGGCACAAGCCAGCTGCTGTAAGGATTGAAGGGTTTGATTGTCTTAGCAGAGATAGAAGAAATTGCAGCATCTCTGCAGTGGCTTAA